A stretch of DNA from Bacillus sp. SM2101:
ATAAGCAAAATTTGATTTGATATGTAAGATAGAATTTAAAATGTCACTCTTGTTTCATTTATAATGCTCATATAAAATTATTCTTCCTTACATAGTATTTATAATGGTATATTTTTCAATGGTTATTTGATTATGAAGAGGCGTTTGATATTACTAACATTCGGAGTACCTTTTCTTTGCTAGATTAAAAATTTAACAATACACATCAGTTGCTCAATTGTTAATGTAAAAGGCTTTTTTCGTAAACATTGTTGGTATTTTTATCTAATTAGTTCTATAAAAAGTGATTTAATGTTGTTAGTCATCGTTGTAAAAAGCAAAACATAGTTTACGAAAAGAGCCTTATAAAAAAAAGATGTCAAGAGTTCTATAGTACGAACAGTATTTACTTGAAAGAGCAATTGCTATAGCCAGAAAACAATTAAAACTACCTACCTATGTTAAACATGTTACAATAATAATAATAGTAATTTTGGAAAGGATGACATGATGAATTTATCTCAAAAATCAGTAGATAATGTGAATTATATGATTGAACAAATTAAAGAAAAATTGAATGTACTTAATTTAGGGGCAATTAAGTCATCCCATTTTGACGAGGAAATGTACGAAGAACTAAAGGAAATTTATGAGCTTGTCATGAAAAAAAATTCATTCAGCCCTAATGAAATGCAAGCCATCGTTGAAGAATTAGGTAACCTGAGAAAGGTTTAATAATAACAGCTCATTTGAAACAAATAGTAAAGCTATCAGAATTATTGCTTTACTATTTGTTCCCTACATACTGTTCCGTCAATCGACACTCCCGCAATATGCGTCACACAGCACCGTTTTATAGAAGAGAAGATTGTACAGCGATAGTCGACTTCAAAAAAGAAATTTACTCCCCCCACTCATACAAAACGTTAACCCACTTACAGAATTATTTCATTAGGGCATTGAAGTTTTTACACGCTTCAATGCCCTATGAATGTTTTGGTACACGTTAGCATAGTAGTGTACAAAGGGGGGATGGGCATGGCGGCTCTTTGGCTAAAGACAATTGGTTTCTTAATTATTCTATTCTCAACTCTAGGTGTTTATATTTATTTTCTAAGAGTGTCACTTAACTCAGAAGATGCATCGATTATTGATCCAATCCCGGATAAAAAACAATAAATCACGCACAATTAAGCATCAAAAGAAACAAGTTTCTTTTGATGCTTATGCTTTTTTATTTGGTATTGTCCATTTCATACTGTTAATGGGTCAATTCTTCATTCTTTAGGGTCTGTTTCAACTGTTTATCGGTCAATTCTCCTTTCTTTCGGGTCTATTCCAACTGTTTATCGGTCAATTCTCCTTTCTTTCGGGTCTATTCCAACTGTTTATCGGTCAATTCTCCTTTCTTTCGGGTCTATTCCAACTGTTTATCGGTCAATTCTCCTTTCTTTCGGGTCTATTCCAACTGTTTATCGGTCAATTCTCCTTTCTTTCGGGTCTATTCCAACTGTTTATCGGTCAGTTCGCCATTCTTTCGGGTCAGTTTCAACTGTTTATCGGTCAATTCTCCTTTCTTTCGGGTCTGTTCAACTGTTTATCGGTCAATTCTCCTTTGTTTCGGGTCTGTTTCAACTGTTTATCGGTCAAATCTCCTTTCTTTCGGGTCTATTCCAACTGTTTATCGGTCCTCACCTCTTTTAATGGGGGCTATTTACTAGCCAATCAACACCTTTAATGATTTACTCGTTTTTCATTTTCTCGTCGATGCATTACTATTAAATACTTTGATTACTTCACGTATTTGTCGGGGAATTGGTACACCAAGTTTACCACCGTTTTCTGTAATACTAATAAACTCAATAATAATATAAGCGATTGTTACCCCGTCGCCAATGTAACCTGTGCTAAACACTATTTTTTCCAGTAA
This window harbors:
- a CDS encoding DUF1128 domain-containing protein; this encodes MNLSQKSVDNVNYMIEQIKEKLNVLNLGAIKSSHFDEEMYEELKEIYELVMKKNSFSPNEMQAIVEELGNLRKV